In one Thermodesulfovibrionales bacterium genomic region, the following are encoded:
- a CDS encoding F0F1 ATP synthase subunit epsilon, which translates to METLRLDVITPYGIIFSDDVDEFTAVGSEGEFGVLPGHAPFVTILRVGMLTYKSGNQTGYIFVNSGYAGVRADRTLILADSAERSEDIDVERAKAALKRAEERLKQAEKIDFARATAAVERATIRVQVAEKHAAR; encoded by the coding sequence GTGGAGACACTACGTCTTGATGTTATCACCCCTTACGGCATTATTTTCAGCGATGATGTGGACGAGTTCACCGCCGTCGGAAGTGAGGGTGAGTTCGGCGTGCTTCCGGGACACGCGCCCTTTGTTACAATCCTCAGGGTCGGTATGCTCACCTACAAGAGTGGCAACCAGACCGGATATATCTTCGTCAACAGCGGTTATGCCGGGGTGCGGGCGGACAGGACGCTCATCCTGGCCGATAGCGCCGAGCGATCTGAAGATATCGACGTTGAGCGCGCCAAAGCCGCGTTAAAACGGGCAGAGGAGAGACTGAAACAGGCAGAAAAGATAGATTTCGCGCGCGCGACAGCGGCCGTTGAAAGGGCGACCATAAGGGTGCAGGTAGCGGAGAAGCACGCCGCAAGATAA
- the atpD gene encoding F0F1 ATP synthase subunit beta, which produces MNEGKVVQVIGAVVDVEFEEKLPEILNALKIEQKADSGRGVPELNLTLEVASHLGENKVRTIAMTTTDGVVRGMRAVDTGLPIAVPVGDGILGRIMNVTGDPYDKLGPIEAKDRWPIHRSAPEFAEQEPVTQVFETGVKVFDLLVPFVKGGKMGMFGGAGVGKTVVIMEMIHNIAMVHGGVSVFAGVGERTREGNDLYLEMKESGVLNKTALVYGQMNEPPGARARVALTALTAAEYFRDQGQDVLIFIDNIFRYTLAGSEVSALLGRMPSAVGYQPTLGTEMGVLQERITTTKKGAITSMQAIYVPADDLTDPAVATAFTHLDGTVVLSRQISELGIYPAVDPLDSTSRILDPKVIGEEHYAVARKVQMILQRYKELQDIIAILGMEELSEDDKLAVARARKIQRFLSQPFHVAEAFTGRPGKYVKLADTIKGFNAIADGEYDDLPEQAFYMTGTIEEVEENAKKLGWSR; this is translated from the coding sequence ATGAATGAAGGAAAAGTCGTCCAGGTAATCGGCGCGGTCGTTGACGTGGAATTCGAAGAGAAGCTGCCCGAGATATTGAATGCCCTCAAGATAGAGCAGAAGGCCGATTCCGGCAGAGGGGTCCCGGAACTGAATCTCACCCTTGAAGTTGCGTCGCACCTCGGGGAAAACAAGGTGAGAACGATCGCGATGACGACGACGGACGGCGTTGTCAGGGGTATGAGAGCCGTCGATACCGGTTTACCGATCGCCGTGCCGGTCGGCGACGGCATCCTCGGCAGGATCATGAACGTCACGGGAGACCCCTATGACAAGCTCGGCCCGATCGAGGCGAAAGACAGATGGCCGATCCACAGGTCTGCGCCTGAATTCGCCGAGCAGGAGCCGGTGACGCAGGTATTTGAGACGGGCGTCAAGGTCTTCGATCTCCTTGTTCCCTTTGTCAAGGGCGGTAAGATGGGGATGTTCGGCGGGGCCGGCGTCGGCAAGACAGTCGTTATCATGGAGATGATCCACAATATAGCGATGGTGCATGGCGGCGTCTCGGTATTTGCCGGCGTCGGGGAACGGACGAGGGAAGGGAATGACCTCTACCTCGAGATGAAGGAATCAGGCGTCTTGAACAAGACAGCCCTCGTGTACGGCCAGATGAACGAACCGCCCGGCGCGCGGGCGAGAGTGGCCCTCACCGCCCTCACCGCGGCGGAGTACTTCAGGGACCAGGGCCAGGACGTGCTCATCTTCATAGACAATATCTTCAGGTATACCCTGGCGGGCTCCGAGGTCTCGGCGCTTCTCGGAAGAATGCCCTCTGCCGTAGGATACCAGCCTACGCTCGGAACGGAGATGGGCGTTTTGCAGGAAAGGATCACGACGACAAAAAAGGGTGCCATCACGTCCATGCAGGCGATTTATGTGCCTGCCGACGATCTTACCGACCCCGCTGTGGCGACAGCGTTTACCCATCTTGACGGAACAGTCGTCCTTTCGAGGCAGATATCCGAGCTCGGCATCTACCCCGCGGTGGACCCGCTCGATTCGACGTCGAGAATTCTCGACCCGAAGGTCATCGGAGAAGAGCATTACGCCGTCGCCAGAAAGGTCCAGATGATACTCCAGAGGTATAAGGAACTCCAGGACATCATCGCGATCCTCGGAATGGAAGAACTCTCCGAAGACGACAAGCTCGCCGTGGCGAGGGCCAGGAAGATACAGCGTTTCCTGAGTCAGCCCTTCCATGTCGCAGAGGCGTTCACCGGAAGACCGGGGAAGTATGTCAAGCTTGCCGACACCATCAAGGGTTTCAATGCGATAGCTGACGGCGAGTACGACGATCTTCCCGAGCAGGCCTTCTATATGACCGGCACGATCGAGGAAGTCGAAGAAAACGCTAAGAAGCTCGGCTGGAGCAGGTAG
- the atpA gene encoding F0F1 ATP synthase subunit alpha — protein sequence MEINVAEISELLKKQINDFEKKVDVSEVGSVISVGDGIARVYGLEKCMASELLEFPNSIFGMALNLEEDMVGSVLFGEDSLIREGDIVKRTGRIMSVPVGDAIIGRVVNAIGQPIDGKGPIQATETKMVDIVAPGIVDRQPVREPLQTGLKAIDSMIPIGRGQRELIIGDRQTGKTAIGIDAIINQKGGDVICIYVAIGQKRANISRMVKLLEDFGAMGHTIVVSATASEPAPLQFIAPFTGCAIGEYFRDKGRHALIVYDDLSKQAASYRQLSLLLRRPPGREAYPGDVFYLHSRLLERSAKLSADLGGGSLTALPIIETQAGDVSGYIPTNVISITDGQIYLEPELFYAGVRPAVNVGLSVSRVGGSAQTKAMKQVAGTLRLDLAQFRELAAFAQFGSDLDKATLAQIERGKRMVELLKQGQYSPLSGEDQIFILFAGANGFIDDVPVEAVRKFEEEFLRFLKDRGEDIRKELREKKVIDDPLKEKIVKVVEEFKKGFSL from the coding sequence ATGGAGATTAATGTCGCAGAGATAAGTGAACTCTTGAAAAAACAGATCAACGACTTCGAGAAGAAGGTGGATGTCAGCGAAGTCGGAAGCGTGATATCCGTCGGAGACGGTATTGCGAGGGTCTACGGCCTCGAAAAATGCATGGCCTCTGAGCTCCTCGAATTCCCCAACAGCATCTTCGGCATGGCCCTGAACCTCGAAGAAGACATGGTAGGGTCTGTTCTCTTCGGGGAAGACTCGCTCATCAGGGAAGGCGATATCGTTAAACGCACCGGGAGGATCATGTCTGTCCCCGTAGGCGATGCGATCATCGGAAGGGTCGTGAACGCCATCGGTCAGCCGATCGACGGAAAGGGGCCGATACAGGCGACCGAGACGAAGATGGTCGACATCGTCGCCCCAGGTATTGTTGACAGGCAGCCGGTCAGAGAGCCCCTCCAGACAGGGCTCAAGGCCATCGACTCGATGATCCCCATCGGGAGAGGACAGAGGGAACTCATCATCGGTGACAGGCAGACGGGAAAGACCGCTATCGGCATCGATGCCATTATCAACCAGAAGGGTGGCGATGTCATCTGCATCTACGTCGCGATCGGACAGAAGCGTGCGAATATATCCCGAATGGTGAAGCTGCTCGAGGATTTCGGAGCGATGGGACACACCATCGTCGTCTCCGCGACGGCGAGCGAACCCGCGCCGCTCCAATTCATAGCTCCCTTCACCGGCTGCGCAATCGGTGAATACTTCAGGGACAAGGGGAGACATGCGCTCATCGTTTACGACGACCTCAGCAAGCAGGCCGCTTCTTACCGGCAGCTCTCCCTCCTCCTTAGGCGTCCCCCCGGACGTGAGGCCTATCCCGGCGATGTCTTCTATCTCCATTCGAGGCTGCTCGAGAGGTCGGCGAAACTTTCCGCTGATCTCGGCGGAGGATCTCTCACCGCGCTTCCGATCATCGAAACCCAGGCCGGAGACGTATCAGGTTATATCCCGACGAATGTCATATCCATCACCGACGGCCAGATATACCTTGAACCCGAACTCTTTTATGCGGGTGTCAGACCTGCAGTCAATGTCGGTCTGTCGGTCAGCCGGGTCGGTGGTTCGGCTCAGACAAAGGCGATGAAGCAGGTCGCGGGCACGCTCCGCCTGGACCTCGCGCAATTCAGGGAACTTGCGGCATTCGCCCAGTTCGGCTCGGACCTTGACAAGGCAACCCTTGCACAGATCGAGAGAGGGAAGAGGATGGTGGAGCTTCTCAAGCAGGGGCAGTATTCGCCGCTCTCGGGGGAAGACCAGATCTTCATTCTCTTCGCCGGTGCGAACGGGTTTATCGATGACGTGCCTGTCGAGGCGGTTAGGAAGTTCGAAGAGGAGTTTCTCAGGTTCCTGAAGGACAGGGGTGAAGATATCAGAAAGGAATTGCGGGAGAAAAAGGTGATAGACGATCCGCTCAAGGAGAAGATCGTGAAGGTCGTCGAAGAATTCAAGAAGGGTTTCTCCCTGTAG
- the atpG gene encoding ATP synthase F1 subunit gamma: MPTLRDIKRRIKAVNNTRQITKAMKMVAAAKLRKSQTRMLELRPYAERMHQGIRNVARTAEVSLHPLLASRPRRTVEVVVLTSDRGLCGAFNTNLLKASAKQIRAVEEDGFTVSVSAIGKKAVDYFKRRNIALRANWTGLSGRVSFSSAQEVAKDIIENYIDETFDEVLLVFNQFKSVAQQQVTVMRLFPLVTDEDEAEEEWEGVGDIIYEPSPEEIFSILLPKNVEIQVFRGLLESQASEEAARMTAMENATKNANEMIDSLTLQYNKARQASITKELMDIVGGVEALK; this comes from the coding sequence ATGCCTACGCTGAGAGATATCAAGAGAAGAATCAAGGCGGTCAATAACACACGCCAGATTACCAAGGCGATGAAGATGGTCGCTGCGGCGAAGCTCAGGAAGTCCCAGACGCGGATGCTGGAACTGCGCCCCTACGCCGAGCGGATGCACCAGGGAATCCGGAACGTGGCGCGGACCGCCGAGGTGAGTCTCCATCCCCTGCTCGCATCGAGGCCGAGAAGGACAGTCGAAGTCGTGGTCCTCACGAGCGACCGGGGGCTTTGCGGCGCATTTAATACGAACCTCCTGAAGGCGTCTGCAAAACAGATACGGGCAGTCGAGGAGGACGGCTTCACCGTCAGCGTCAGCGCTATCGGGAAGAAAGCGGTCGACTACTTCAAGAGGCGGAACATCGCGCTTCGTGCGAATTGGACGGGACTCTCCGGGAGGGTCTCCTTTTCGTCCGCTCAGGAAGTGGCCAAGGACATTATCGAGAACTACATCGACGAAACCTTTGACGAAGTGTTGCTCGTCTTCAACCAATTCAAGTCGGTGGCACAGCAGCAGGTCACGGTGATGAGGCTTTTCCCGCTCGTGACGGATGAAGATGAGGCAGAGGAGGAATGGGAAGGGGTCGGCGACATCATCTATGAGCCTTCCCCTGAAGAGATCTTTAGCATCCTTCTTCCGAAGAACGTCGAGATACAGGTCTTCCGCGGCCTCCTCGAATCACAGGCCTCTGAAGAGGCAGCCCGCATGACCGCGATGGAGAACGCAACGAAGAACGCCAATGAGATGATAGACAGCCTGACCCTTCAGTATAATAAGGCGCGCCAGGCTTCGATCACGAAGGAACTCATGGATATCGTCGGCGGCGTTGAAGCCCTGAAATAA